A stretch of Numenius arquata chromosome 11, bNumArq3.hap1.1, whole genome shotgun sequence DNA encodes these proteins:
- the APBA2 gene encoding amyloid-beta A4 precursor protein-binding family A member 2 isoform X2 has protein sequence MANRKRQSTTASMLDHRARACPTSSHNREPENEESDLPIEDYAAKEAELATVRQGSPTPVEHECNDHSGDGDSSSDYVNNTSEEEDYDEGLPEEEEGITYYIRYCPEDDSYLEGMDCNGEEYAPHEEHHVETDECQEAVEEWAEGKIQHQDENEVTGRQEWQESQDNGVQILEDEVSSLEIQDQEENIQYCQSEGGYPDYYPAEANGNSQGISPYHSRKEDAELEDQEEDIDQIVAEIKMSMSMSSINSTTEMSPEHTGTENMAQDYKETCSKGEAVHSANRHEGRPKSLNIPSASKHSGDVPRGFKAKSRTPEDRQKWPQEQMCNGLEQPRKQQRSDLNGPVDNNNTPETKKVSSFPSFVDVPGPCEPEDLIDGIIFAANYLGSTQLLSERNPSKNIRMMQAQEAVSRVKTSEGDSQALTEVDLFISTQRIKVLNADTQETMMDHALRTISYIADIGNIVVLMARRRMPRSASQDCIETTPGAQEGKKQYKMICHVFESEDAQLIAQSIGQAFSVAYQEFLRANGINPEDLSQKEYSDIINTQEMYNDDLIHFSNSENCKELQLEKQKGEILGVVIVESGWGSILPTVILANMMNGGPAARSGKLSIGDQIMSINGTSLVGLPLATCQGIIKGLKNQTQVKLNIVSCPPVTTVLIKRPDLKYQLGFSVQNGIICSLMRGGIAERGGVRVGHRIIEINGQSVVATAHEKIVQALSNSVGEIHMKTMPAAMFRLLTGQETPLYI, from the exons ATGGCAAACAGGAAACGTCAGAGCACCACAGCCAGCATGCTGGATCACAGAGCAAGAGCTTGCCCTACTTCATCTCACAACAGGGAGcctgaaaatgaagaaagtgaCCTTCCTATTGAAGATTATGCGGCAAAGGAGGCAGAACTAGCAACTGTCAGACAAGGTAGTCCTACACCCGTGGAACATGAGTGCAATGATCACAGTGGAGATGGTGACTCCAGCTCTGACTATGTGAATAACACCTCTGAGGAGGAGGACTATGATGAAGGCTTACCAGAAGAAGAAGAGGGCATCACATACTACATCAGGTACTGTCCAGAGGACGACAGTTACCTGGAAGGAATGGACTGCAATGGGGAGGAGTATGCTCCCCATGAGGAACACCATGTTGAAACAGATGAATGTCAGGAAGCTGTAGAAGAATGGGCTGAAGGTAAAATTCAGCACCAAGATGAAAATGAGGTGACAGGCAGGCAAGAGTGGCAGGAAAGTCAAGATAATGGTGTTCAGATTTTGGAGGATGAAGTGTCATCTTTGGAGATTCAAGACCAAGAAGAAAACATACAGTATTGCCAAAGTGAAGGTGGCTATCCGGACTATTACCCAGCAGAGGCTAATGGGAACTCGCAGGGAATATCACCATACCATTCTAGAAAAGAGGATGCAGAGCTGGAAGACCAGGAAGAGGACATTGACCAGATTGTAGCAGAAATCAAAATGAGTATGAGCATGAGCAGTATTAATAGTACAACAGAAATGAGTCCAGAGCACACTGGGACTGAAAACATGGCACAGGACTATAAAGAGACTTGTTCAAAGGGAGAAGCCGTTCACAGTGCTAACAGGCACGAGGGGAGGCCAAAATCACTGAATATCCCATCTGCCTCTAAGCACAGTGGAGATGTGCCTAGAGGTTTTAAAGCAAAGTCAAGAACCCCAGAGGACAGACAGAAGTGGCCGCAGGAGCAG ATGTGCAATGGTTTAGAGCAGCCAAGGAAGCAACAGCGGTCAGACCTCAATGGACCAGTTGACAATAATAACACCCCCGAG ACAAAGAAAGTGTCTTCATTTCCAAGTTTTGTTGATG TTCCAGGACCTTGTGAACCTGAAGACCTCATTGATGGAATCATCTTTGCAGCCAATTACCTGGGCTCTACACAGCTGCTCTCCGAGCGCAACCCTTCCAAAAACATACGAATGATGCAGGCCCAAGAGGCAGTGAGCCGTGTTAAG ACTTCAGAGGGAGATTCCCAGGCCTTGACTGAAGTGGATCTGTTCATCTCCACACAGAGAATCAAAGTTTTAAATGCAGACACACAG GAAACAATGATGGATCATGCGCTGCGCACAATTTCGTATATTGCCGATATTGGTAACATTGTGGTTTTAATGGCGCGACGCCGCATGCCAAGATCAGCTTCTCAAGACTGTATTGAAACAACACCCGGTGCCCAGGAAGGAAAGAAGCAATACAAAATGATATGCCACGTCTTTGAATCAGAGGAT GCACAGCTGATAGCTCAGTCAATTGGTCAGGCTTTCAGCGTGGCTTACCAAGAGTTTTTAAGAGCCAACGGAATTAACCCAGAGGATCTCAGTCAGAAAGAATACAGTGACATCATCAATACCCAAGAGATGTACAATGATGACCTCATACACTTTTCCAATTCAGAAAACTGCAAAGAG CTCCAGCTAGAAAAACAGAAGGGAGAAATTCTTGGGGTAGTGATTGTGGAATCTGGATGGGGATCGATTCTACCCACTGTTATCCTGGCTAACATGATGAACGGAGGCCCTGCAGCCCGTTCAGGAAAACTAAGCATTGGAGACCAAATTATGTCCATTAATGGGACCAGTTTAGTTGGTCTACCTCTTGCAACATGCCAAGGGATCATAAAG GGTCTGAAGAATCAGACACAAGTCAAACTGAACATTGTCAGCTGTCCTCCTGTTACTACTGTCCTCATAAAACGGCCAGACTTAAAATACCAGCTGGGCTTCAGTGTACAGAATGGAATT
- the APBA2 gene encoding amyloid-beta A4 precursor protein-binding family A member 2 isoform X1, with translation MANRKRQSTTASMLDHRARACPTSSHNREPENEESDLPIEDYAAKEAELATVRQGSPTPVEHECNDHSGDGDSSSDYVNNTSEEEDYDEGLPEEEEGITYYIRYCPEDDSYLEGMDCNGEEYAPHEEHHVETDECQEAVEEWAEGKIQHQDENEVTGRQEWQESQDNGVQILEDEVSSLEIQDQEENIQYCQSEGGYPDYYPAEANGNSQGISPYHSRKEDAELEDQEEDIDQIVAEIKMSMSMSSINSTTEMSPEHTGTENMAQDYKETCSKGEAVHSANRHEGRPKSLNIPSASKHSGDVPRGFKAKSRTPEDRQKWPQEQMCNGLEQPRKQQRSDLNGPVDNNNTPETKKVSSFPSFVDVPGPCEPEDLIDGIIFAANYLGSTQLLSERNPSKNIRMMQAQEAVSRVKRMQKAAKIKKKATSEGDSQALTEVDLFISTQRIKVLNADTQETMMDHALRTISYIADIGNIVVLMARRRMPRSASQDCIETTPGAQEGKKQYKMICHVFESEDAQLIAQSIGQAFSVAYQEFLRANGINPEDLSQKEYSDIINTQEMYNDDLIHFSNSENCKELQLEKQKGEILGVVIVESGWGSILPTVILANMMNGGPAARSGKLSIGDQIMSINGTSLVGLPLATCQGIIKGLKNQTQVKLNIVSCPPVTTVLIKRPDLKYQLGFSVQNGIICSLMRGGIAERGGVRVGHRIIEINGQSVVATAHEKIVQALSNSVGEIHMKTMPAAMFRLLTGQETPLYI, from the exons ATGGCAAACAGGAAACGTCAGAGCACCACAGCCAGCATGCTGGATCACAGAGCAAGAGCTTGCCCTACTTCATCTCACAACAGGGAGcctgaaaatgaagaaagtgaCCTTCCTATTGAAGATTATGCGGCAAAGGAGGCAGAACTAGCAACTGTCAGACAAGGTAGTCCTACACCCGTGGAACATGAGTGCAATGATCACAGTGGAGATGGTGACTCCAGCTCTGACTATGTGAATAACACCTCTGAGGAGGAGGACTATGATGAAGGCTTACCAGAAGAAGAAGAGGGCATCACATACTACATCAGGTACTGTCCAGAGGACGACAGTTACCTGGAAGGAATGGACTGCAATGGGGAGGAGTATGCTCCCCATGAGGAACACCATGTTGAAACAGATGAATGTCAGGAAGCTGTAGAAGAATGGGCTGAAGGTAAAATTCAGCACCAAGATGAAAATGAGGTGACAGGCAGGCAAGAGTGGCAGGAAAGTCAAGATAATGGTGTTCAGATTTTGGAGGATGAAGTGTCATCTTTGGAGATTCAAGACCAAGAAGAAAACATACAGTATTGCCAAAGTGAAGGTGGCTATCCGGACTATTACCCAGCAGAGGCTAATGGGAACTCGCAGGGAATATCACCATACCATTCTAGAAAAGAGGATGCAGAGCTGGAAGACCAGGAAGAGGACATTGACCAGATTGTAGCAGAAATCAAAATGAGTATGAGCATGAGCAGTATTAATAGTACAACAGAAATGAGTCCAGAGCACACTGGGACTGAAAACATGGCACAGGACTATAAAGAGACTTGTTCAAAGGGAGAAGCCGTTCACAGTGCTAACAGGCACGAGGGGAGGCCAAAATCACTGAATATCCCATCTGCCTCTAAGCACAGTGGAGATGTGCCTAGAGGTTTTAAAGCAAAGTCAAGAACCCCAGAGGACAGACAGAAGTGGCCGCAGGAGCAG ATGTGCAATGGTTTAGAGCAGCCAAGGAAGCAACAGCGGTCAGACCTCAATGGACCAGTTGACAATAATAACACCCCCGAG ACAAAGAAAGTGTCTTCATTTCCAAGTTTTGTTGATG TTCCAGGACCTTGTGAACCTGAAGACCTCATTGATGGAATCATCTTTGCAGCCAATTACCTGGGCTCTACACAGCTGCTCTCCGAGCGCAACCCTTCCAAAAACATACGAATGATGCAGGCCCAAGAGGCAGTGAGCCGTGTTAAG AGGATGCAAAAGGCagctaaaatcaagaaaaaagcg ACTTCAGAGGGAGATTCCCAGGCCTTGACTGAAGTGGATCTGTTCATCTCCACACAGAGAATCAAAGTTTTAAATGCAGACACACAG GAAACAATGATGGATCATGCGCTGCGCACAATTTCGTATATTGCCGATATTGGTAACATTGTGGTTTTAATGGCGCGACGCCGCATGCCAAGATCAGCTTCTCAAGACTGTATTGAAACAACACCCGGTGCCCAGGAAGGAAAGAAGCAATACAAAATGATATGCCACGTCTTTGAATCAGAGGAT GCACAGCTGATAGCTCAGTCAATTGGTCAGGCTTTCAGCGTGGCTTACCAAGAGTTTTTAAGAGCCAACGGAATTAACCCAGAGGATCTCAGTCAGAAAGAATACAGTGACATCATCAATACCCAAGAGATGTACAATGATGACCTCATACACTTTTCCAATTCAGAAAACTGCAAAGAG CTCCAGCTAGAAAAACAGAAGGGAGAAATTCTTGGGGTAGTGATTGTGGAATCTGGATGGGGATCGATTCTACCCACTGTTATCCTGGCTAACATGATGAACGGAGGCCCTGCAGCCCGTTCAGGAAAACTAAGCATTGGAGACCAAATTATGTCCATTAATGGGACCAGTTTAGTTGGTCTACCTCTTGCAACATGCCAAGGGATCATAAAG GGTCTGAAGAATCAGACACAAGTCAAACTGAACATTGTCAGCTGTCCTCCTGTTACTACTGTCCTCATAAAACGGCCAGACTTAAAATACCAGCTGGGCTTCAGTGTACAGAATGGAATT